Below is a genomic region from Macaca thibetana thibetana isolate TM-01 chromosome 1, ASM2454274v1, whole genome shotgun sequence.
gcaaCTGGTAAAATGTCCAAAGAAATGAACAACTTCACCTTTGGGAGAATATTCTTCCTCATGGGGTTCTCTGACATTCGGGAGACCCAGATCCTACATTCTGTGCTCTTTTTGCTAATTTACCTGGTGGCACTGATGGGGAATCTTCTCATCATCACCCTCATCATCAAGGATCATCGGCTCCACACGCCCATGTACTTTTTCCTAAAGAACTTATCTTTCCTGGATCTGTGTCTCATTTCCGTCACTGTTCCTAAGTCCATCACAAACTCCCTGATGAATTGCAACACCATTTCATTCCTTGGATGTGTGTgtcaggtttttttcttctttctcttagccAATACAGAAGTAGCTCTTCTCACGGTCATGTGCTATGACCGCTATGTTGCCATCTGCCACCCACTCAGATATGAGGTCATAATGAGTCATGAAGCCTGTGTGCAGATGGCTGTCTCTTCATGGGTCAATGGAGGTCTCAGTGCAATCCTGCACACAGCTTGCACCTTCTCTGTGCCCATGTGTGGGTTTCCTGAGGTTCATCATTTCTTTTGTGATATCCCACAACTGCTCTCCCTTGCCTGTTCTTACAACACTGGTGAATTGGTAATCATTGGGCTCAGCCTCGTGTTGGACTTTGGCTGCTTTGTGTTTATTGACATTTCTTACATTCACATATTCTCCACTGTGCTGAGGATGCCCTCCAAAGAAGGCAGGTCCAAAGCTTTCTCCACATGCCTGCCTCATCTCATTGttgtgactttatttttctcttcagggTTTTTTGCCTATTTACGCCCTCTGCCTAAATCTCCATCATCCTTGGATTTGCTGGT
It encodes:
- the LOC126943554 gene encoding olfactory receptor 14A16-like — its product is MSKEMNNFTFGRIFFLMGFSDIRETQILHSVLFLLIYLVALMGNLLIITLIIKDHRLHTPMYFFLKNLSFLDLCLISVTVPKSITNSLMNCNTISFLGCVCQVFFFFLLANTEVALLTVMCYDRYVAICHPLRYEVIMSHEACVQMAVSSWVNGGLSAILHTACTFSVPMCGFPEVHHFFCDIPQLLSLACSYNTGELVIIGLSLVLDFGCFVFIDISYIHIFSTVLRMPSKEGRSKAFSTCLPHLIVVTLFFSSGFFAYLRPLPKSPSSLDLLVSVFYTVMPPIMNPLIYSLRNKDMKMAFWELQISR